The sequence CTACGGGGGTAGCACTACATGGGCACCTATTCGTAAAGAAGCTGATTCTGCGATTGCAACAGCTTTACCTAAATTTCAACTCCGCTATACAAATCCAACTAAAGGTTCCCCCGGTTCTGGTAGCGGTATCAAAATGCTGTTAAACAATCAGTTGGCTTTTTCTCAATCTTCACGCGCAGTCAAGGATAAAGAATACCAACAAGCACAACAACGGGGTTTTAAGCTTCAAGAAATTCCCATAGCTATTGATGGTATTGCTATTGCTGTCAATCCTGAATTAAATATCCCAGGGCTTACCTTAGCTCAACTTAAAGATATTTACACTGGAAAAATAACTAATTGGCAAGAAGTCGGTGGAAAAAATCAACAGATTGTACCTTATTCTAAAATTAGTGAGGGAGGCACTGTTGAGTTTTTTGTTAACAACATTTTAGAAAAAGAAGAGTTTAGTAAAAATGTTGAAAAAATTTCTACGACTACTGAGGCTTTGAGAAAAGTCAATCAAAATCCAGGAGGTATTTACTATGCTTCTGCACCGGAGGTTGTTGGACAGTGCGGAATTAAACCTTTACCTATAGGAAGAACCCAGTCCCAATTAATTCCACCTTATCAAGAGCCATACGTTCCAAATTCGGATTGTCCGCAAAAACGTAATCAACTAAATGTGGATGCTTTTAGAAGCGATGAATATCCCATGACTAGACGCTTGTTTGTAGTGGTTAGGAAAAACGGTCAAATTGACGAACAAGCAGGCATGGCTTACGCCAATTTACTACTTACAGATGAAGGTCAAAAGTTAATTTCTAAAGCAGGATTTGTCAGAATTAGATAATGTAGGCTGGCTAAAAGCTAATAGTATAATTTTATTTGATAATTTTTTATTTACTATTAGCTATTTAGCCATTTATTTGCAGGACTTACGGACTAAGGCTGTCGCCGAACTTTGGTAACGGAGCATTGCACAAAGGCAATAACGCAGGAAGAAAATTCAACACTGCGCTTCGCCTTGCCCATAAGAAAAATATTTCTATAGTGTAAATCCTAATAAAAAACACTAAGAGAATAATATTTGAATTTAAAAACTATATTTAAAATTGCTATCAATAGACTGGCTACAGCCGTCGATTATAAATAAATCTTCGAGGACTAAGCTGAAAGCAATTAAAATCTATATACACTGGCAAAATTACAAATTGGAACCAGTTATGTGGTACGAATATATCAATAAAAATATGTTGCCGTCGCATTAATGACGGTGGTGCTGTAGAGCTATTTGTTCAAAATCTTTTGGGCGATGAACCTATGGCTCACATTGTAGAATTTGTTTCTAATACTACCCAAGCTTTACAAAAAGTAGCAGCTAGTACTAGGGTATTTCCGCACGCTTAAGCCCCAGAAGTGGTTCCTCAATGTTCAATCAAACCCTTGCCGTTGGGGCGAACGCAAGGGAATACGTTGTCCCTACCAAGAACTATTCCTCCTCCCTTCAGAATGTCCTAGGTCGCGCAACAAATTGAACATTGAGGCTTTTCAGTCTGGCAATTACCCGATTACCCAAAATTTGTTTGTGGTGGTCAAACAAAACGGGCAAACCGAACAACAAGCAGGTGTTGCTTATGCTAACTTTTTACTCACTCAGCAAGGACAGGAATTTATATCACAAACCGGGTTTGTTAGAATCCGCTGACTCTTACTTATGAGAAAAGCTAGCTGGCTTTATTAATTGACTCTGCTGGCAAGCAGATTAAGTTATCCCCTTGAGTAAGGA comes from Rivularia sp. PCC 7116 and encodes:
- a CDS encoding PstS family phosphate ABC transporter substrate-binding protein — encoded protein: MAQKNETKVLVLALLITLGIVGGVYWWLARSFDIPLGSISNNQSQPNLQFAGSGFASVQKVPSGLFSYGGSTTWAPIRKEADSAIATALPKFQLRYTNPTKGSPGSGSGIKMLLNNQLAFSQSSRAVKDKEYQQAQQRGFKLQEIPIAIDGIAIAVNPELNIPGLTLAQLKDIYTGKITNWQEVGGKNQQIVPYSKISEGGTVEFFVNNILEKEEFSKNVEKISTTTEALRKVNQNPGGIYYASAPEVVGQCGIKPLPIGRTQSQLIPPYQEPYVPNSDCPQKRNQLNVDAFRSDEYPMTRRLFVVVRKNGQIDEQAGMAYANLLLTDEGQKLISKAGFVRIR